The Phaseolus vulgaris cultivar G19833 chromosome 5, P. vulgaris v2.0, whole genome shotgun sequence genomic interval aTATTAGATCACCGTGGGAAACTTTCAAATGAGTAATACTTACCATTCGATTATTTTTCAAAAGCAAAGCCTATCCCTTTCGCTCCTCAACCTCAATGTCACAAGGAATTGAGTTGGAAATGATTAGACTAGAACTGGATCGCTTATTGTAGAAGGAATGTCACTGGCTAGAAAGGATAAGGAATAAACCGCCATCGAATACCTATAACCACTCCGACTACTTCTTATGCATGAGTCTCATTCGACGAATGGTCGTTGTCACACCTCAATAAGACCAACTTCATTACTTACAAATCGGCTTTGAGAGCCCTTGGCTTGGTGATGAGTACATCCAAACCAAAGGGCATGATGAAACTTAAAAAGGAAGGCTTAAAAAGGCTCAAGAGACTTTACAGCACAAGGTGACTAATATTTTGGAAGCCCAATTATTGAATTGCCCACAGTTTAAAAAGACTTCCTTGATTACATGCACAACATGTTTGGAtccttaaaaatataataatatttttatttttcttcaagtAGGATTTGAACCCAAAATCAGATGGAAAGTATCAACTTAACCATTGGGGAAAATGATCTTTCTTGAGTATTTCAAAAGTATTTCAAATTAATCCAAGCTAGAGTTGGTTGAAATCTTCCTATCTCTAGCTTGTAagggatataaaaaaaaaaaaacaagttacaAATTCAGCTCACACATGATCAATGGCCCAAGATCAAATCCAAGCTTCCAAAATAGTCTAGGACTTTCTTTTGCTATGTTTTTAGTAAACTGTATTAGActgtgtaatttttttctccTAGATACTATCTTATCGTTTTGAAGAGCTGTAATAATTCTAGGCTATACATCTTTCTTTTCGATTGCAATAGTGACTCAATTAAAAAGAGAAGCTTTCCACCAATACTCTCTGCCTTTTTGTCCCTTTATCCCATATATCCATATTCGTTATAGCACATGAAGTACAAGCAATGTCAATGGCCTACTGAACAGATGTCCAGTCTATCCACCCACGGCAATGGTTGAGAAAGGTGTTTGTTCATTACACACCgaaaatagaatttaaaatatttacctGATTGGTAGGTACTATAAAGTTCTTCAATCAAACGGGATGGAACAGTATACTCAAGAGAAGCACTAGCCTCAACCTTTTTCATCAACTTCTTAAATCGTCCAACCTGGAATGGGACAATTGTTGACAAGAATAACAAACAATATTCATACTCTAGTAATGACAAATTACATTAGTGAGTCACAGGGATGAAAGATTATGAACATAAACTCAACTACAGAATgataattatttattcaaaGCCAAAGCAGCAAGTGCTTGTATCTTTTTGATAATTCAAgccaaaacaaattaatatatatatacacacacacacctAATCTATACTAGAGATCAACTTAGTTGCTTAGTGAGTAAAAAAAGTTAATGGAGAAAGAACGTAATTGTTGAATCTAGTTAGTAGTCAATACGAAGTCATAATTTAGCCTCTTCCATGGCTCAAATGCCATAAAACTCGATCTAGCACAAGCCAGAACCATGAATGAGACAAGAGAACTTCATACCTCATCGTTTGACATCAAAGTGAAGCAACGCCCAGTCTGACCTGCTCTTGCAGTCCTGCCAGCTCGATGAACATAAGTCTTTATGTATTTGGGCATGTCATAATTAATAACATTTCTTACCCCTTctacatccattcccctagtcATTGCATCAGAAGATACAAGCACTTGAAACTGCCCTTTTCGAAACTCATTCAGTGTCTTGCTGCAGAGAAGTAGCATATTTTTGTCAAAACACTGGCATATATAGTTTTCAATAAATTTGGGATATCTAGCTATTATTTCAACAGTAAGCTTTAGTAAGCCTTTTAATATAAGTTGTTTCAAACATCATAAGCTAACCTAAAGTAGAAACTATAAACACACTGACTTTCCATAGATGAAAATGTCTTTCAGAACAGGTTTCGCATCATGTCCAGTATACAAGGAGAGCATTCAGCTCAAAAGTTTAAAACTTTAGCTAATTGTTTAGAGCGAGTTAATCAAAACTTACCTTCTTACTCGTTGATGTTGATGACCAGAATACTCCTTGATGTCAATTTGCAGATTTCCAAAACAATTCAGCAATTTGCATAGACGATGTGTTGAGTCCACAGATCTTGTAAAAACTATGCATTTTTCTTCTCCCAGGGATTTCAAAAGGGCAACCAAGTACAGGGGTTTGACCTTTCTTTCTCAGATCTACAatacataaaaatttaaaagcaCAAAGGTAACTTTTTCATTATAAcctataaaattttaaatttgtgaaaaaataaatctaGTAACTAGCTAGCTATAAGAGATGCCAAATTTATGGTGACAAAGGCTAAAAATGATCCCCATCACACCCTTTAGAAATTTAAAGAAACAAACTCCTATGCAATGTCATACCAGTTTGTATGATTCCAAATTTTCTGGGAGCCTATACCGCATTTTGCCAGGGCTGAGGAATAAAGGATGACGCAAATTAAGTTGAACAAGCCTGCCTGGGTCTCAAGTTAATGTCGCAGATAAAACAACCTTTGCCAGCCTAGAGTGAGGCCTTGACCCGCTCTCAACTCTACCACTACAGAAAAAAATCAGTCAAGCAAAAGTATGGTGAGCATTCATTTGTCTATTAAATGAAAAGATAACAAAGATAATAATAGGAACTATATAAACAACAATTAAAGATCCATTTTAAGTTTTAATATGCCAATTACAATATTAgtctaataaattttttaaaaattgaaaacgGGTAACTAGTAAGACTATTAATGCAACAACATATAAAACTTTATAACTATAAAACTGgacatatattattattaaattattttctaaatattttgaTATAGAATCTAGGTGGAAAAGGTGAAAGAAACTGGGCAAGGAGAGGGGAATAGGACAAAATAGAGAGATAGAAAGAAGAGGAGAGATAAACAGAGGTCAAAAACTCTGCACTGCATTTGACTATCATTTCCATCTGTCTACATTCAGCTGTCTGGAATAGAACAACTTATCTTATTCATAGGCAAAACATCTATGAACTAACAGTAGCTGACGGACTAACTAACatcattttcttatttatattcatgtatcaaattttaaatttcatcattacaaaaaattaaaacaaaggtTTAATGCTATGTTTAGTTCTATCATTTAAGAGAAACAACTAACACTTGAATGTTACTGCATTATTATGGAtaagaaaccaaaaaaaaaaacacagctACATCTAGTAGAGGAATAACATCATgcttattttatatattcttaAAATTTCTTCTAATTTAGAGAGCAACAGTTGTCCACTTAACCAACTTGCTATATCCACTGGGCAACACACATGTTTTCCATTTTTTATTGATACGAACATTTCAAGGGAGattcaaacaaattttaaaccCACCATGTTCTTCTGTTCCAGGGAGAAAAGGGGACACCACCATCATCATTGTTGCTAGATTGGGTGGATCTAAGTACAGTGGGTAACCAGGACTGATAGTCCTCCCGGAGCaaccgatctgcttcatcaactACCTGACACCATTTAACTTGTCAATAGacaaacaaaagaagaaaaccaCCAAAGTTAAAGGGCAAAAAATTGGTACACCAATGAGTTGAATTTCCAAAcaaaaaaagatatttatttttcctataaattaaaaatcacgCTAAGTAGTATTCTTGAGAGACAAGAATGTTACCACATACTTCTATATGCTAAACATATGATATAATGATCATTTCCATCAAATAGTGTCAACAAACTAATTTCACTACTCACAAGAAAATGGAGATGCTTCAATGTGAAACCCCTAGACAAGTGGACATGGTCCACAAGCCTTCCGGGGGTTGCCACCAATATGTCCACCTTACTTTGAAACCAGAATGAAGAGAAAAACCCAAGATCTGAATCCTCATCTTCACCCGGTAAGTAAACGAGATTAGAAATCTCATCAGCAACCGAAGATTGACCAACAGCCAAGCCCACACGCAGGCCTACTGGCAATGCAATAGCATCAAAAACCTGTTTAACCTGCAAGGCAAGGTCACGGGTGGGAACCACAACCAAAGCACGAAGGTACTTGACAGTGGAAGCAGGTAACAACTTTTGCACGATGGGAAGTGCATAGGCCAAGGTTTTGCCACTTCCTGTGGGCGAGTTTATACAAAGGTCTCCTCAAAGAAACCTGGTCCAATGATCTCTTGCCAAAGCGCAACTTGAACTGGGAACAGGTTCGAGATTTCCATGTTCTCTAGTGCCAACTTTAACCTGGTGAAATTGAAAATTGTGAGaggaattaattttaaaaaatgataaatagcGTGATTAATGGATTATTAGAGGAAAGTACCGACGGTCCAGGAGAGGAACCCTGCGGAGGGAGAGTTGTTCATAGCGAGTGATGTCGACGGGGTGGCGCATCCATGGCAGAACCGGCACACTTAGTTGCTTTTCTTTGTCCATTGTTTCACAAAAACCCTACACCCTTTTGTTGTAAGGCAGCGCAGGGGTCGACGAAGGAGTAGGTAATTAAAACTGAAAATGCAGGGATTGACGAAGGGGTAGGTAGTTAAACAAAAAAGTGCCTTTAACCATTAATTAAAGAATTGAACTGTTTAAATCATGATAATAATAACATACAAGAACATGCATAACAAAgttatgaaaatattaattgttGAATCTGTAATCAAATAATTACAAATACATTTTCTCTCCTAAAGTGTAACCTCGTCAATTTAATGGATCCCAAGTGTCCAGGTTTCGTAGTTGTGAAGTAAGATGTTAGGTGAAGCTAGTGGTACTCTTTAATCATAAACTGCCCCATTCCCTAAAACActcctaaattttttttatctaccaTGCTTGAATCTCACGGTTTACATCCTCCTCAATCTCCTTGCCATTTTGTATATGGACCCAAAGCCATGTAACTAATCGTATGGGTATGGTCTCAAATCTAAAAGTTTGAGCTAGATGACTTTTAGAAACTTATATGTCATATACTATATTTTACTTATCAAACAAAAAAGAACTAGTGGAGGAGTGTTGATAGCAAGGTCCCACAGTTCAAATGTCTCCAAACCATTGACTCAAGATTCTTCAAAGTAAAATTTCTCACTTGAAGCAGAACAGAGAGGgtgataattaataaaaaaaagtgaggcAATATAGATAACATGGAATCATGGACAAGATGATCTAAACTCCTTCACAACATAGTAAAGTTGTAAGGTAGGCATACTGTGAAGCAACAAATTTTAGGAGATGTCCAGGTAATTCTTCTAGATTGGCATAGAATGCTTCAAAACGGAAAAAATCACTGTACTGAAATGTGAGAAAACTATtttcacaaatatataaaaaaataaataaaaaaatcatctgAGATGTATTGTAGTTAAAGAAGAGAGAACTGAGGGAAACATGAAAGAACCCTAAGATGTCGTTAGAGGATAACCGGAGATGCTACGAATGCATAACAGAGAAAGTAGAGAAAACACAAACCCCAACCCTACATCAATAACTAATCTTTACCATcaaaaaccctaaaccttaCCTTGTCCGATGAGCATAATGGGACGTTTTCAGAGTTAtttctcctccttcaactgTCTTCTATGCATTTCTCCTCTTTCGTCACTTGTTTATTCGTGGATGCTCCTTCTTTTCTCTGATTTACCCTACCTTCTCCCACTTCTTCCTTCCCTCAATACTCTTtcacagattttcaaaattaaaaataaatgtaatgACATAAATATCCTTCGCCACCTCACCATCCATTGTCAGTGTCAAAGGTATGTTTCTAAAATGCAGTGTCAACCAAACATTTTCcattataaaacataaaataatatatacacaTGCAAAACAGGCAATTAGTTCACAACACATGTTTGTTTGTTTGCAATATTCAGGATCGATATTAATTGCTTCGTATTGGAGGAATATTTCTATAGCACCACCAGGAAGGAACGGTGAACCAGGTGTATGCCCATCTGTCTATATCACCATGGAAGCAAAACGGCTCACTGTCCTCATTGCCAAGAGTGAAAATGCCCCAGTTGTTTACATCGGTCCTGTTGAAACCTAAACGGCTCAATATACCTTTTAAATGATCAGAATCCCATTCATTCCACCAAGGAATAGTTGGATCATTGCAGAAGTAAATGCTGTTTTGAATTCCAACTCCAAGTTCCTTCGCAGAGAAGGATGTTGAGCAACATTTCCCCAAAAATAACATTTGATCCCCCAAATCCTCAACCTTCTTCCATGATAACTGACAAAAGTCCAATGCATATACCTCAAATTTTTGGGTCTCAAGCACCGCATCTTGGTCTGGACTAAAATATCTACAAACAAGCAAAAGCTCCCCACAGGACTCCACAAGatatcttaaaattttattggtaTGACGATTCTGCAACATTCTCCTTTCTTGTAACTCAAATATCTCAGGCCTTTTTACTTCAAGAAACTGTGTTTCTATCTTGGGAAGTGTTCCAAAATCATCATTACCTTTGTTAATGCTGGAGTAGATACTTTGAACATCAATTTGCCATATATTAAATCCATCCGCCAGGAGATAAAAACTTCCATTACAAAATACAGCATCCTCAAATGGCTCACCAGATAGAAAATCACTGTGTTTACGCCATGAGTTTGCTCCTGTTACCCAAAAGGCCAACTCACGGCGTTGGCTGTGTAGAAGCATGCAAACAAAGTTATTCTCAGAGGGAAGCCCAGAGGGCACCATCTTGTGATAAAAGTTCCATACTGAAGGGAGACTAATTTGGCTTCCTGAAAACGGATTCAACAAGTTAACTTCAAGATAGAAATTGTCTAGATTTTTTACCATAATCAACCAACCACGAAATGATCCCCAACAATACTTTCCACATGCATCCGCTAACTCCAACTCCCAAACACGATTCTCCAATATACTGATACAAGTTCTAGTCTCTTTGTTCTGCTGACCTGACACCAAGAGACAAGGAAATCCATGCCTTTGCCAACTAGGAAGTTCTTCTCCGAGAATAGAATTCCAACTCATACAAACTTTGCTGATCGATAAGCAATCAATAAAGGTCAATTTTTCAGCAATCATCTCAAGTATTTCACGAGGGAGACTAGACCAATCTGCACAGTATTTCTTTTCCagtttactttttcttttatgtatttttttactgCATTTGGCATTAAATCTTCTCCTGATAGTTTCCAACAACAATGAAGGGATACATGACAAATCTTCATAGTATTTCTTTGTCAGGTGTCTTTTTTTATATCTTCTTTTCATCCTTTTGGCAGCAATTTTTGTGATGATAGCTTCGAACAGTAACGAGCGCATCCTGCTTGATGTTTATGAGTGAATGAGACATCAAATATACAACGAAAAGATTAATAACAGACTAGTCAGCTGATAGGCGCATAGCTCCAACCACGAACGCAACACCATTTGGGCCCAATCACctcaataaaactaaaaattctCTTTGTCCTAGAAAATAAGGGCACGTTTCCTAAATATCATGTTAAAtctgatttattttttactaaaatgacCTAAATATGAATACTTTTTAAGGTTCACAATTACAGTGATAAACGTGTAAAATGCAGAATATTGTATAGAACAGAGAAAAGGAGGAAAATTAAACAATCATGGCCAAGCCAATACAAAGTCcaaccataatacaataatatttaattccATTGTGCATTCACTCTAATGTGCCACAAATAGCATATAGCAGAGGAACTAGAATTTCCTAGGCTGACTTTGGCATAGGATTCATTGAAACCTTAAAAGCTGAAACCTACTCATCACTTGCATCAGTAGGCTATGTTGCAAAGAGAAAAGTACATGTTGCAATCCACCAAGTAAAACGATCCACAAAGTTCAAAGATTGTATCATGGAGTTCTCATAAACAAAAAGTTGTGTCACAGAGCAGTACAGAAGCTGAGTATAGAAGCATTGCTGCGGTTTTAGCAGATATTATATGGCTTATGTCTTTACTCAATGAGCTACACATTCACCCTTCTTTGTCTAAAATTTATTCTGATAATTTGGGAGCTGTTCTTTTAAGTGCTAACCCAGTTATGCACTCGAGACCAAACACTTTCAACTGGATATGCATTTTGTTCGTGACtatattcaaaagaaaaaagtatCTTTGATTCaccttcctgcaccatatcaagtGGCTGATGTGCTTACCAAAGCACTGTCTAAGTCAGCTTTTACTCGTTTCAGAGATAAACTTATGGTAGTCATTAATCCCACCGTAAGTTTAAGGGAATGTTAATCATGtaaagtaattcatctagtgtTTGCCTATGTACAAGAAATTTGTCATCTGTGTTTTcgtattcttatttattttgtattttcaatATACCAGTTTTTGCTTATAAACTTTTCTATCTTTGTTTCATCTCTCTTCTTCTCCTTACATACACTTGCATCATTAGGCTAAGTTGCAGAGAGAAAAGTACATGTTGCAATCTACAAAGTAACACGATCCTCATTCTGCTAATGTTGAATCAAACAAATCAAGAACAGAAAGGATTTTCGAAAACAAGAATGCAATGCGCTTTTTAAAGATTGATAATAATATGAAGCACACACTAACTTAGGAATCAACCAGGTTATTCACAACCTAGGAATAGTTATATGGCTAAAACCCCATCAAATAATAGAGTAAAAATACACATAACTTTTTTATCCAACCCgtgacaaaataaaaatatataaaattcacAATGAGAGCCCTAGATACAAACACAAGTGAGAGGGAAGACCAAACCCATGAAAAAGTAGAATGATCACTAACCTGGCACAGCAAGTTCACACGATGCTCCTCTTTAACCAGGTAAGTGTGGTGAACCAGAAAGACAAGTTGGAAATACGAGGAAGTTGAACCAACTGATATTagtatatgaaaataaaaataagctGGGCTTAATTCAAACAAAACCCACATTTAGGTCAGGCCCAAATTCATTTAATCAAGCATTTAGCGTCCTTTTTGGCTAATTAATTCCCACTTTTTATTactaaaatttgtattttagattaatttaaatacatgttttaattatattaaaatattcacacaAAAAATTGTTTAACTTTAAACCAATTCTTTTGCTATAATTTAtagttcttctttttctttatcaaaacaaaaaataaggaAAGAGTTTGTGCACTAAAGGTGTAAAGAAAACTTATGCTGAAATCACACACTATTATGTATAATACGGAtgtttattatgatttttttttaaattacaaggagtatttaaaaaatattatgaattttaattgattggatataaaaatatttacattaataatgaataaaaattaatgtcATTTAGAACTATTGACCTATAATCTATTCCACCAAGTTTGatttataatactttttatGAAAGGAAAATTAGATGaacttattaattaaaattagtttatatagaagtgaaaaaaattcaaaattctgtAAAACCTtgtacaaattaatttttgtataaattagttttatttttagtaaaaaataatttttaaaaaaaacttattttattttttaaaaatcatataaaaaaattcaacgtCTAAATTAATGTTAATTGTATGAAATTTAATAAGGATATCTCAGCTGATTGAGAAAATTGCTTaagttatattaattttattaatgtgtTCAATTtctacataaataaaaattattaacttcTAATAAATCTTAACTCTTGGGTGCAAAAATAAACATTCCAATAATCTTATACATctatattacaataaaattattaaataataactaattttaaagataaaaataattaattattatatagatatagattaagttaaatattatgttataaactaaaaaattattggtatacaaaatagttttttattattaataaaaattgataaactagtttctaatttgatatataataatatctactaaggttttaactattaattcttttaaatttaaaattaatttgtatagtgactaatttaaaatttaaaataaacattggTAACTAATGTTATATCCTGCTTTTGTAGCGAAAATGGTGTATTTTGGGGATGAGGACTTATGTTTGTTGATTATGTTAACGGTTCTTTAATGTTATATGATTAGTTTATGTTTGACTCATGTCTATGTTTATGTGGTGTTATACGATTGTGGTTATCTAGATATAAAGGTGGGTGTAGTTTGAATGATGCACTGATAGGAATCTAATAACTTGATGTCCAATCGGAATTATGTTATATTGGGTTGTAAGGCTAATAAGTAGGATTGGAACACCTGAAGGAGTccatctaatttaattattttttattgataaaaaaatatcaatttataagtttttattaataataaaagctacttaaatactaattattttgtagtttataaaatagtatttaatttagtttgtgtataattaaaattattttctttaatgaatttttttagtgtatatcaaaattataaaaaaataatttttagttctTACACGAATAAGaaagtaattatattttaaacaattttatttaaaaaattattaatttaaaataatgatattattattatactcaTTCATCTTtttgtataaataattaaataaaagaattcaTAAAACAAAAAGAACACCTCATATTTGGAATAAGAAGGAGATGTGTGGGACTTGAGAGAGTAGGCGTATGAGGATGAAAGAGAAAAATGATAAGAAAGTGATGGTGTTTGGATTTGGATaggttagagtggatgtgtgagaattttttttattgacaataaaatgaataaatatgaatcatttTAGAGGTGGTCCAACCTTTATACATAAACACAACTTTTAACCTCCCCCACTAGACATACTCCCATATATGCCTATACAGAACATTCCTAATTGCACCTATAGAAAATCACCTGAGGCAATCAAACATACATCTTAAATGAGTACATCATGAGATCATCTTCATACAAACTAGAAGGTTAAAACACCAATcagaaaatgagaaaattgCAGAATGTGACTTGGATGTaacccaagaccaaacctttaat includes:
- the LOC137834353 gene encoding F-box protein At2g05970-like → MRSLLFEAIITKIAAKRMKRRYKKRHLTKKYYEDLSCIPSLLLETIRRRFNAKCSKKIHKRKSKLEKKYCADWSSLPREILEMIAEKLTFIDCLSISKVCMSWNSILGEELPSWQRHGFPCLLVSGQQNKETRTCISILENRVWELELADACGKYCWGSFRGWLIMVKNLDNFYLEVNLLNPFSGSQISLPSVWNFYHKMVPSGLPSENNFVCMLLHSQRRELAFWVTGANSWRKHSDFLSGEPFEDAVFCNGSFYLLADGFNIWQIDVQSIYSSINKGNDDFGTLPKIETQFLEVKRPEIFELQERRMLQNRHTNKILRYLVESCGELLLVCRYFSPDQDAVLETQKFEVYALDFCQLSWKKVEDLGDQMLFLGKCCSTSFSAKELGVGIQNSIYFCNDPTIPWWNEWDSDHLKGILSRLGFNRTDVNNWGIFTLGNEDSEPFCFHGDIDRWAYTWFTVPSWWCYRNIPPIRSN